One region of Pseudomonas alvandae genomic DNA includes:
- a CDS encoding TIGR02270 family protein, translating into MTTLPVVLDLHVEEAGFLAVLRDYALRAPHYDLDELGALEERIEAHLDGLRIAGAAGLEALLEQLGPHTVGEMFASVVLAFEAADAKALSRLSEHLRSAAETERGYLMALGWLDWARIEPWIDRMLAAPEPLFRRLGLAACGMHRHDPGAVLLAGLSDVDPRVLARAARTAGELRRHDLSQALQVHRTHMHPATRFWANWATAQMGDQQALEPLRLFAEQPGEFQYRAACVLLAWQAREPSIGWIRQWVQDPRQRRIGIQALGLLGDPVSVPWLIQHMADAPYARVAGEAFSLITGADLALLDLELHVLPDFDAGPNDNPEDPHVLMDPDENLPWPNPQSVDAWWQANGGNFQVGTRYILGLAQNECSFMQALVSGQQRQRIAAACGLARFRPGAALFPTSAPAWQQKRLLEMTESPDNWLRSHLMNPSAT; encoded by the coding sequence ATGACCACGCTGCCCGTTGTGCTCGACCTGCACGTTGAGGAAGCCGGTTTCCTGGCGGTCCTGCGCGACTACGCACTGCGCGCGCCCCACTACGACCTGGATGAACTGGGCGCATTGGAGGAGCGTATCGAAGCGCATCTCGATGGCCTGCGTATCGCCGGGGCAGCCGGCCTGGAAGCCCTTCTGGAGCAGCTCGGCCCGCACACCGTCGGCGAAATGTTCGCCAGCGTGGTGCTGGCCTTCGAGGCGGCCGATGCAAAGGCGCTGTCGCGGCTCAGCGAGCATTTGCGAAGCGCCGCGGAAACAGAGCGCGGTTATCTGATGGCCTTGGGCTGGCTTGACTGGGCGCGCATAGAGCCCTGGATCGACCGCATGCTTGCGGCACCCGAACCGCTTTTTCGCCGTCTCGGCCTGGCGGCATGTGGCATGCACCGCCACGACCCTGGTGCCGTCCTGCTGGCCGGACTGTCCGATGTTGATCCCCGCGTACTTGCACGTGCCGCCCGCACCGCCGGCGAGCTGCGCCGGCATGACCTGTCACAGGCCTTGCAAGTCCACCGAACGCATATGCACCCTGCCACCCGCTTCTGGGCCAACTGGGCAACGGCGCAAATGGGTGACCAGCAAGCCCTCGAACCGCTGCGACTGTTCGCCGAGCAACCAGGCGAGTTTCAATACCGCGCGGCCTGCGTGCTGCTGGCCTGGCAGGCGCGCGAACCGAGCATCGGCTGGATACGCCAGTGGGTACAGGATCCCCGGCAGCGGCGCATCGGCATCCAGGCCCTTGGGCTCTTGGGCGATCCGGTCAGCGTACCGTGGTTGATCCAACACATGGCCGATGCGCCTTACGCACGTGTCGCTGGCGAAGCCTTCAGCCTGATCACCGGAGCCGACCTGGCCCTGCTCGATCTGGAGCTACACGTCTTGCCGGATTTCGATGCGGGCCCGAACGATAACCCCGAAGATCCGCATGTCCTCATGGACCCCGATGAGAACCTGCCCTGGCCAAACCCTCAGTCCGTCGATGCCTGGTGGCAGGCCAATGGCGGAAATTTCCAAGTGGGGACTCGCTACATCTTGGGACTGGCCCAGAACGAATGCAGTTTTATGCAAGCGCTGGTCAGTGGCCAGCAACGTCAACGCATCGCCGCCGCCTGCGGTCTCGCGCGGTTCCGGCCGGGCGCGGCGCTGTTCCCAACCAGTGCGCCGGCCTGGCAACAAAAGCGGCTGTTGGAAATGACGGAAAGCCCAGATAACTGGCTTCGTTCGCATCTCATGAACCCAAGCGCCACATAA
- a CDS encoding SDR family oxidoreductase: protein MSTEASDRAVPKPDWSTHDMPSQKGRIALVTGGTSGMGYEDALALARAGAEVIIAARNPERGADAIKRIREAVPDAKLQFESVDLANLSSVRGLAERLNQRLPRLDVLINNAAIMAPPERGTSADGFELQLATNYLGHFALTGLLVPLLRQSDDARVVSLSSIAATRGAVNFDDLQSEQKYDPYAAYAQSKLAILQWSFALQRRSDEQKWGIRSIAAHPGVAVTELIARGPGVNSEFGQRWAKDRDAYHSAAQGALPTLYAATAEQAVGGAYYGPTGDDEKRGPLGFAKTPPAATNEADAERLWATSERLTGVTYR from the coding sequence ATGAGCACCGAAGCATCGGACCGGGCGGTGCCCAAACCCGACTGGTCGACCCACGACATGCCTTCACAGAAGGGCCGGATTGCCCTGGTAACCGGCGGCACCAGCGGTATGGGCTATGAGGACGCCCTGGCACTTGCGCGGGCGGGGGCCGAGGTCATCATCGCGGCGCGCAACCCGGAGCGGGGTGCGGACGCCATCAAGCGTATCCGCGAGGCCGTACCCGACGCCAAGTTGCAGTTCGAGTCCGTGGACCTGGCCAACCTGTCTTCGGTGCGCGGCCTGGCCGAGCGTCTCAACCAGCGGCTGCCGCGCCTGGACGTGTTGATCAACAATGCAGCCATCATGGCGCCGCCTGAGCGAGGCACCTCCGCCGATGGCTTCGAGCTTCAGCTGGCAACCAACTACCTCGGACATTTCGCGCTGACCGGCCTGCTGGTTCCGCTCCTGCGGCAAAGCGACGATGCCCGGGTGGTGAGCCTTTCCAGCATCGCGGCCACGCGCGGCGCAGTGAATTTCGACGACCTGCAGTCCGAGCAGAAATACGACCCTTATGCCGCCTACGCCCAGTCGAAACTGGCCATCTTGCAGTGGTCGTTCGCGTTGCAACGGCGCAGTGACGAACAGAAGTGGGGGATCCGCAGCATCGCCGCGCATCCTGGCGTGGCCGTCACTGAACTGATCGCCCGGGGCCCGGGCGTCAACAGCGAGTTCGGCCAGCGCTGGGCGAAGGATCGCGATGCATACCACTCTGCGGCTCAAGGCGCGCTGCCCACCTTGTATGCGGCGACTGCCGAGCAGGCCGTTGGCGGCGCCTATTACGGGCCGACCGGCGATGACGAAAAACGCGGTCCGCTGGGGTTCGCCAAGACGCCACCGGCCGCGACCAACGAAGCGGATGCCGAACGACTCTGGGCGACCTCCGAGCGCCTGACCGGCGTTACCTATCGCTGA
- a CDS encoding PAAR-like domain-containing protein, giving the protein MANEVFANNMEVSCKAADGKSIACFPDVCFTPPQAPPTPLGVPIPYPNTGMAKDTTKGTRTVKITGKEVMLKDKSYFKTSYGDEAGNAPKKGIVTSRNKGKVYFTSWSMDVKYEGKNVVRHMDLTTHNHASQPGNTVPWPYSDRMEIAEGLAQCEGERKRLKKACDTDKKVVCPDTKTLKDALKTRNTAKKKAGDGFSDDPAYMAAHTGVLKEYSSLAKTINADRCQKALRCFLAPYKPNRCCPGQTGDHLIDSASFTDGPAFAGQPRNQHPTKAGWSKYETDKAPVMCVEGPNQTTATHGQMHTRRGVVALRSADAKGEWPRAKATKTGALAARKTFPDSKCSQKCLEAQLNNYHDQAKSPGKEKPINARASMTSNQHERDKAISEMCPSDNNSDSGR; this is encoded by the coding sequence ATGGCCAACGAAGTGTTTGCCAACAACATGGAGGTTTCCTGCAAGGCGGCGGACGGAAAATCCATCGCCTGTTTTCCAGACGTGTGCTTCACCCCGCCCCAGGCGCCGCCCACCCCGCTGGGCGTGCCCATTCCCTACCCCAACACGGGCATGGCCAAGGACACGACCAAAGGCACCCGAACGGTGAAGATCACTGGCAAGGAAGTGATGCTCAAGGACAAGAGCTACTTCAAGACCAGCTATGGCGACGAGGCTGGGAATGCGCCTAAAAAAGGCATTGTCACCAGCCGGAACAAGGGCAAGGTGTATTTCACCTCTTGGTCGATGGATGTGAAGTACGAGGGCAAGAACGTCGTCCGACACATGGACCTGACCACCCATAACCACGCATCCCAACCCGGCAATACAGTGCCTTGGCCTTATTCGGACAGAATGGAAATCGCCGAGGGCCTGGCGCAATGCGAGGGGGAAAGGAAACGGCTGAAAAAGGCATGCGACACCGATAAGAAAGTGGTCTGCCCGGATACCAAAACGCTGAAAGACGCACTCAAGACGCGTAATACCGCCAAGAAGAAAGCGGGCGATGGATTTTCGGACGATCCTGCGTACATGGCCGCCCATACCGGCGTTCTGAAGGAGTATTCCTCGTTGGCCAAGACCATCAACGCCGATCGTTGCCAAAAGGCCCTGCGCTGTTTTCTCGCCCCGTACAAGCCCAACAGATGTTGCCCGGGACAAACCGGAGATCACCTGATCGATTCGGCGTCCTTTACCGACGGCCCGGCCTTCGCGGGCCAGCCCAGGAACCAGCACCCGACAAAAGCAGGCTGGAGCAAATACGAAACCGACAAGGCGCCGGTCATGTGCGTGGAGGGCCCGAACCAGACCACTGCCACCCATGGCCAGATGCATACCCGGCGTGGAGTGGTTGCCCTGAGATCGGCCGACGCGAAAGGCGAATGGCCAAGGGCCAAGGCCACGAAGACAGGGGCCTTGGCGGCCAGGAAAACCTTTCCGGACTCCAAGTGTTCCCAGAAATGCCTGGAAGCCCAGTTGAACAACTACCACGACCAGGCGAAAAGCCCGGGCAAGGAGAAGCCGATCAATGCACGGGCCTCCATGACCAGTAACCAACACGAACGAGACAAAGCCATCAGCGAGATGTGCCCAAGCGATAACAATAGCGATAGCGGTCGCTAA
- a CDS encoding DUF1810 domain-containing protein, producing MQDPFNLARFVEAQRPVFSRVMDELRAGRKKSHWMWFIFPQLQGLGRSEMASLFGISGLAEARAYLQHDVLGPRLEETVMTVLQHSGTSAERIFGSPDDLKFRSCLTLFISAQSGSPLYQQALDRFYSGEPDRRTLDLLARQV from the coding sequence ATGCAAGACCCTTTCAACCTGGCGCGCTTCGTCGAGGCGCAGCGTCCGGTATTCAGTCGCGTCATGGACGAACTGCGCGCCGGGCGGAAGAAGAGTCACTGGATGTGGTTCATCTTTCCGCAACTGCAAGGGCTCGGTCGTTCCGAAATGGCCAGCCTCTTCGGGATTTCCGGCCTTGCCGAGGCTCGCGCATACCTGCAACACGATGTGCTCGGACCCCGACTGGAGGAGACCGTGATGACGGTCCTGCAGCACAGCGGGACCAGCGCCGAGCGGATATTTGGCTCACCCGATGATTTGAAGTTTCGCTCCTGTCTTACGCTGTTTATCAGCGCCCAGTCGGGATCTCCACTGTATCAACAGGCGCTCGATCGGTTTTATTCGGGCGAGCCGGATCGACGGACGCTCGACCTGCTTGCTCGGCAGGTATGA
- a CDS encoding DUF6484 domain-containing protein, giving the protein MSVEYHFPQSPTAPSVRVDGVVIGVLLDVPTAQAPVVAFPGCPADAGLVARTTTPLTREDIGVQVALMFEAGDLARPLVIGRIQRLPDTAVPAVAHLDGERLEFCAEREIVLRCGKASITLTRAGKVIIRGTYLSSRSSGVNRIKGGSVQIN; this is encoded by the coding sequence ATGAGCGTTGAGTATCATTTTCCGCAATCCCCCACTGCCCCTTCGGTGCGCGTCGACGGCGTGGTGATTGGCGTGCTGCTGGATGTGCCCACGGCGCAGGCCCCGGTGGTTGCTTTTCCCGGTTGCCCTGCCGATGCGGGCCTCGTCGCGCGCACTACCACGCCGCTGACGCGGGAGGACATTGGTGTCCAGGTCGCCTTGATGTTCGAGGCCGGCGACCTTGCCCGGCCGCTGGTGATCGGTCGCATCCAGCGCTTGCCGGATACTGCGGTGCCCGCCGTGGCCCACCTGGACGGCGAGCGCCTGGAGTTCTGCGCGGAGCGGGAAATCGTCCTGCGCTGTGGCAAGGCCAGCATCACCCTGACCCGTGCGGGCAAGGTGATCATCCGCGGCACCTACCTCTCCAGTCGCTCCAGCGGGGTCAACCGCATCAAGGGCGGTTCGGTGCAGATCAACTAG
- a CDS encoding DUF2790 domain-containing protein, with amino-acid sequence MNIQNFSVASLLAVITLSGSPLFAKEQTQAPAYEYGMPLDIAQAVRIDEPKSTVCEVGQATMTYVDTHGQIRHVTFLQQTDACAIQ; translated from the coding sequence ATGAATATTCAAAACTTTTCGGTCGCCAGCCTGCTGGCAGTGATCACGTTGAGCGGTTCGCCTCTGTTTGCCAAGGAACAGACCCAGGCTCCGGCCTATGAATACGGTATGCCGCTGGACATTGCGCAGGCGGTTCGTATCGATGAGCCGAAATCAACCGTATGCGAAGTCGGGCAAGCAACGATGACTTACGTCGACACGCACGGGCAGATTCGTCACGTCACCTTCCTTCAACAGACAGACGCCTGCGCCATTCAGTAA
- a CDS encoding NTP/NDP exchange transporter gives MSTMTFVQRLSLALNAHDGELRPALCGFLLFLCLFTGYFMLRPIRESMGIAAGVENLQWLFTATFLVMLAAVPLFAWLSSRVPRLRLIDWVYGFFGINLLMFVEFFQFLPDSVWLARVFYVWISVYNLFVVSVAWSLMADVFDSEQAKRLFAFIAAGASVGGLLGPALSALLINAVGASGLMLLAAVLLGATLVLKRTLMSWRGQGGAGRPGAAPTQNPRQPLAGNPFSGMVAVFRSPYLVGIAGFVVLLATVSTFLYFEQARLVAEHYPDRASQVRIFSTLDIIVQAGALLSQLFITGRIAPRLGVRALLAVVPLLMCVGFLGLALAPGFALLATLMIVRRIGEYAFVRPGREMLFAPLDAESKYKAKNFIDTVVYRAGDAVSGWAKSLLDQIGQGAGVAAMVGACCALLWGYLGWQLGRQADYAASRELRLAAISARA, from the coding sequence ATGAGTACGATGACGTTCGTACAGCGGCTGAGCCTTGCCCTTAACGCCCATGACGGTGAACTGCGTCCGGCGCTGTGTGGCTTCCTGCTGTTTCTTTGCCTGTTTACCGGTTACTTCATGCTGCGCCCGATCCGTGAGTCGATGGGCATTGCGGCGGGCGTGGAAAACCTGCAATGGCTATTCACCGCGACTTTCCTGGTGATGCTGGCAGCCGTTCCGTTATTCGCCTGGCTCAGTTCCCGAGTGCCGCGGCTGCGCCTGATCGATTGGGTGTATGGCTTCTTTGGCATCAATCTGCTGATGTTCGTCGAGTTTTTCCAGTTCCTTCCAGACAGTGTCTGGCTCGCCCGGGTGTTTTACGTCTGGATATCGGTTTACAACCTGTTCGTCGTTTCGGTGGCGTGGAGCTTGATGGCGGATGTGTTCGACAGTGAGCAGGCCAAGCGCCTGTTTGCATTCATCGCCGCCGGCGCCAGCGTCGGCGGCCTGCTGGGGCCCGCGCTGAGCGCGCTGTTGATCAACGCGGTGGGAGCGTCAGGCTTGATGCTGCTCGCGGCTGTGTTGCTCGGTGCCACGCTGGTGTTGAAACGGACCTTGATGAGCTGGCGCGGACAGGGCGGGGCGGGGCGACCTGGTGCAGCACCCACGCAAAACCCGCGGCAGCCACTGGCCGGCAATCCGTTCAGCGGGATGGTCGCGGTGTTCAGATCGCCTTATCTGGTGGGAATCGCCGGCTTCGTGGTGCTGCTGGCGACGGTCAGCACGTTTCTCTATTTCGAGCAGGCGCGCCTGGTAGCCGAGCACTACCCGGACCGGGCATCGCAGGTTCGTATCTTCAGCACCCTCGATATCATCGTGCAGGCCGGCGCATTGCTGTCCCAATTGTTCATCACCGGTCGTATCGCGCCGAGGTTGGGCGTGCGTGCTTTGCTGGCGGTCGTGCCGTTGCTCATGTGCGTCGGTTTCCTGGGCCTCGCCCTGGCGCCGGGCTTTGCGCTGCTTGCAACCTTGATGATCGTGCGACGAATCGGCGAGTACGCGTTTGTCCGGCCCGGCAGGGAAATGTTATTTGCGCCCCTGGATGCCGAGAGCAAATACAAAGCCAAGAACTTCATCGACACCGTGGTCTATCGCGCCGGCGATGCCGTGAGTGGCTGGGCCAAGAGCCTGCTCGATCAGATCGGCCAAGGTGCAGGCGTGGCGGCGATGGTGGGGGCGTGCTGCGCGTTGTTGTGGGGATACCTGGGTTGGCAACTCGGACGACAGGCGGATTATGCCGCTTCAAGGGAGCTACGCCTGGCGGCTATTTCGGCAAGAGCGTGA
- a CDS encoding DUF2169 family type VI secretion system accessory protein — protein MELLNASQLQVAYTLGMAPDGRESLVVVAKGTFDLPLDGRAANLADIQQPLLMADTFLGEPGLSAPRQEMDFAPFKPFCDVLVCGKAYAPGGRPVTQLTAGLRVGRVGKAFSVLGPRQWQPGLMGLSPGEPLAFTEQDITYAQAFGGSRTLANMPEMRDCHPQNPSGCGWYPGGTDDIDIVGRPMPNTEELGKPIDSPSGDFHPMALGPIGRSWPQRARFAGTYDDAWLADSFPFLPTDFDNRYFQAAPVDQQTDYLRGGEEVLLLNLTPQERTSFRIPQMDVPVTFFRKEGLHETVPALIDTLLIDTDARQVQLTWRIARPLRRNIFEIAQVLVGTMPKAWWRARGLGKDYYPSLDALVKAKRAAEDAH, from the coding sequence ATGGAACTGCTCAACGCCAGCCAACTGCAAGTCGCCTATACCCTGGGCATGGCACCTGACGGCCGCGAATCCTTGGTCGTCGTGGCCAAGGGCACGTTCGATCTGCCGCTGGATGGCCGCGCCGCGAACCTCGCAGACATTCAGCAACCCTTGCTGATGGCTGACACCTTTCTCGGCGAGCCGGGCCTCAGCGCCCCACGCCAGGAAATGGACTTCGCCCCGTTCAAGCCATTCTGCGATGTGCTGGTGTGTGGCAAAGCCTATGCGCCGGGTGGACGGCCCGTGACCCAGTTGACGGCAGGCCTTCGTGTCGGCCGGGTCGGCAAAGCCTTTTCGGTGTTGGGTCCACGGCAATGGCAGCCGGGATTGATGGGCCTGTCGCCCGGTGAACCCCTGGCTTTTACGGAGCAGGACATCACCTACGCCCAAGCCTTCGGTGGCTCCCGCACCCTCGCGAACATGCCCGAAATGCGTGATTGCCATCCGCAGAACCCGAGCGGTTGCGGTTGGTACCCAGGCGGCACCGACGACATCGACATAGTCGGCAGGCCAATGCCTAACACCGAGGAGCTGGGCAAGCCCATCGACTCGCCGTCCGGCGACTTCCACCCGATGGCCCTCGGTCCCATTGGCCGCAGTTGGCCACAACGCGCCCGTTTTGCAGGCACCTATGACGATGCGTGGTTGGCCGACAGCTTTCCGTTCCTGCCAACGGATTTCGATAACCGTTACTTCCAGGCCGCGCCTGTCGATCAGCAAACCGATTACTTGCGCGGCGGCGAAGAGGTGCTGTTGCTGAACCTGACCCCGCAGGAACGAACAAGTTTTCGCATTCCCCAGATGGACGTGCCGGTGACCTTTTTCCGCAAGGAAGGCCTTCATGAAACGGTGCCGGCGCTGATCGACACCCTGCTGATCGACACCGATGCCCGCCAAGTGCAGTTGACCTGGCGCATCGCCCGTCCGCTGCGGCGCAACATCTTTGAGATTGCCCAAGTGCTCGTCGGCACCATGCCCAAGGCCTGGTGGCGTGCTCGTGGACTCGGCAAGGATTACTACCCGTCGCTCGATGCCCTGGTCAAAGCCAAACGGGCTGCCGAGGACGCGCACTGA
- a CDS encoding type 1 glutamine amidotransferase domain-containing protein: MKILMVLTSHDQLGDTGKKTGFWLEEFATPYYVFVDAKATVTLASPKGGQPPLDPKSDEESAQTDATRRFATDTQAQAALASTVPLGEVDPYNFDAVFYPGGHGPLWDLAEDTDSKTLIEAFYAANKPIAAVCHAPGVFKNVNAPDGQPVVKGKKVTGFTNSEEEAVGLTQVVPFLVEDMLKAKGGEYSKGADWGSYVVEDGHLITGQNPASSEAAAKALLKRLKQELSA, translated from the coding sequence ATGAAGATTCTAATGGTGCTTACATCCCACGATCAGTTGGGCGACACCGGCAAGAAGACGGGGTTCTGGCTGGAAGAGTTCGCCACTCCGTACTACGTGTTTGTCGACGCCAAGGCGACGGTCACGCTTGCGTCTCCAAAGGGCGGGCAGCCACCACTGGACCCCAAGAGCGACGAGGAGAGTGCCCAGACCGACGCAACGCGCCGCTTTGCCACGGATACCCAGGCTCAAGCCGCATTGGCAAGCACGGTGCCGTTGGGCGAGGTTGATCCCTATAACTTCGATGCCGTGTTCTATCCGGGCGGCCATGGCCCCCTTTGGGACTTGGCCGAGGACACCGACTCCAAGACGCTTATCGAAGCTTTTTATGCCGCGAACAAACCCATCGCCGCCGTCTGTCACGCGCCGGGAGTGTTCAAGAACGTCAACGCACCCGATGGCCAGCCCGTGGTGAAAGGCAAGAAAGTCACCGGCTTCACCAACTCCGAGGAAGAGGCGGTGGGCCTGACGCAAGTGGTGCCGTTCCTGGTGGAGGACATGCTCAAGGCCAAAGGCGGCGAATATTCCAAAGGCGCGGACTGGGGCAGTTACGTCGTCGAGGATGGTCACCTGATCACCGGCCAGAACCCTGCCTCGTCGGAAGCGGCGGCCAAGGCGCTGCTCAAGCGGCTGAAGCAGGAACTGAGCGCTTGA
- a CDS encoding MFS transporter, with product MRKDYLAFFISLFLSRLADQILLFIVPLVVFQTTNSASWAGLAFFVESLPRFLAFPLCGALCDKYSPIRILHISQVYRALLCLLAMALYGVFGGIAWVVVLSAVCGVLTTQGIMAREVLMPYVFRHYSYTKTLSYSQIADQTGLVLGPLVAALLLDIWAWHWVVLWVAALFLLADLGMRVWQRLSRVSLEVYEQHQDIWLQPLRIAFGHIRNLAELKKIIALAVGVNLIVGVTLATSAAMVIGEYGAGKDHYAGLQAAGAATTIFILLLLARVTLPLRVLGGIGYSMIAAGGVISALSPNLSGYVLGFLLIVGFDKMFNVYVRTIRQRVIPPQDFGKTVGVITLLNNLSQPLAGLLVALLAAPLGTQQVILVLAGLTVLLGVAALWWFANVDRFIPAEQAGRASVDPARPNKTDRAPVDTVEIPTGR from the coding sequence ATGCGAAAGGATTACTTGGCTTTTTTCATCTCGCTGTTTCTATCGAGGCTGGCGGACCAGATCCTGTTGTTCATCGTGCCGCTGGTAGTGTTCCAGACCACCAACAGCGCTTCATGGGCCGGGTTGGCGTTCTTCGTCGAATCACTGCCGCGCTTTCTCGCTTTCCCATTGTGCGGCGCCCTGTGCGACAAGTATTCACCGATCAGGATCCTGCATATCAGCCAGGTCTATCGGGCGCTGCTTTGTCTGTTGGCGATGGCGCTCTACGGCGTTTTTGGCGGCATTGCCTGGGTCGTGGTGCTTTCAGCCGTCTGTGGCGTGCTGACCACCCAAGGCATCATGGCCCGCGAAGTGCTGATGCCGTATGTCTTCCGGCATTACAGCTACACCAAGACCTTGTCCTATTCACAAATTGCCGACCAGACCGGACTGGTGCTCGGCCCATTGGTGGCGGCATTGTTGTTGGATATCTGGGCATGGCACTGGGTGGTGCTGTGGGTCGCCGCGCTGTTCCTGCTCGCCGACCTGGGCATGCGGGTATGGCAACGACTCAGCCGGGTAAGCCTGGAAGTGTACGAGCAGCACCAGGACATCTGGCTACAGCCCCTGCGGATCGCCTTCGGGCATATCCGCAACCTGGCGGAACTGAAAAAGATCATCGCGCTGGCGGTGGGCGTCAACCTGATTGTCGGCGTCACCTTGGCCACTTCGGCCGCCATGGTGATCGGCGAGTACGGTGCCGGCAAGGACCACTACGCCGGCTTGCAGGCGGCTGGCGCCGCAACCACGATCTTTATCCTGTTGCTCCTCGCGCGAGTAACCCTGCCCCTGCGGGTCTTAGGGGGAATTGGCTATTCGATGATCGCTGCAGGCGGGGTGATCAGTGCCCTGAGTCCAAACCTGTCGGGCTATGTCCTGGGCTTCCTGTTGATCGTCGGTTTCGACAAGATGTTCAACGTCTACGTGCGCACCATTCGCCAACGGGTCATTCCGCCCCAGGACTTCGGCAAGACCGTCGGGGTGATCACGTTGCTCAACAACCTGTCACAGCCACTGGCCGGTTTGCTGGTGGCGCTGCTGGCGGCGCCTTTGGGGACGCAACAGGTCATCCTGGTCCTGGCTGGGTTGACAGTCCTTCTGGGAGTGGCCGCCCTGTGGTGGTTTGCGAACGTGGACCGCTTCATACCTGCCGAGCAAGCAGGTCGAGCGTCCGTCGATCCGGCTCGCCCGAATAAAACCGATCGAGCGCCTGTTGATACAGTGGAGATCCCGACTGGGCGCTGA
- a CDS encoding NAD(P)-dependent oxidoreductase, producing MSLDPILFMGGSGAIGHHTARALRAAHPDVPLLIGGRDLAKAQRVAEQLGGAQAVAIDAGADDLGLGDRAVSAVVVFYMDHALAGLRFAQQRGVPHLSISSGVFEIAPEIAMYMHAPGASPIVLGYEWMVGATTVSTLSIAREFGRIDDIRLNALVDEQDTGGPTVASDFEHLNKMLPAALTRRGGSFVWREGEDAKARFHALDGTAIEATGFSSIDVVGLAAATGAPNVQFNIGIGVSSSRRKGHPISTEIIIELAGEDLRGDSLRTRHAVVHPAGTAPLTGLCVAMNLERLLGLDGQPATPPGLYFPYQLLDAEAYLERLRGEGGEMRRLPVM from the coding sequence ATGTCACTCGATCCTATCCTGTTCATGGGCGGTTCTGGCGCTATCGGCCACCATACTGCCCGGGCGCTGCGCGCCGCTCATCCAGATGTACCGTTGTTGATTGGCGGACGTGACCTTGCGAAGGCCCAACGGGTCGCGGAGCAACTGGGCGGGGCGCAGGCCGTGGCGATCGACGCCGGTGCCGACGACCTGGGCCTCGGCGATCGCGCGGTCAGCGCGGTGGTGGTCTTCTACATGGACCACGCTCTCGCTGGATTGCGCTTTGCGCAGCAGCGCGGGGTGCCGCACCTGAGCATATCTTCCGGCGTTTTCGAGATCGCTCCGGAGATCGCCATGTACATGCACGCGCCAGGCGCATCGCCGATTGTCCTCGGTTATGAGTGGATGGTCGGCGCAACGACGGTGTCGACATTGAGCATTGCCCGTGAGTTCGGCCGGATCGACGATATCCGGCTCAATGCGCTGGTCGATGAGCAGGACACGGGCGGCCCGACCGTTGCCAGCGATTTCGAACACCTGAACAAAATGCTCCCCGCCGCGCTGACCAGGCGCGGCGGATCATTTGTCTGGCGCGAAGGGGAGGACGCCAAGGCGCGCTTCCACGCGCTGGACGGCACGGCAATCGAAGCCACGGGTTTTTCTTCCATTGACGTCGTCGGCCTGGCGGCTGCGACGGGTGCACCGAATGTCCAGTTCAACATTGGCATCGGGGTGAGCTCCAGCCGGCGCAAAGGACATCCGATTTCCACCGAGATCATCATCGAACTCGCTGGCGAGGATCTTCGAGGCGACTCGCTGCGCACCCGTCATGCCGTCGTCCACCCGGCAGGCACTGCGCCGCTGACTGGTCTCTGCGTCGCCATGAACCTTGAGCGCCTGCTCGGGTTGGACGGTCAGCCTGCAACCCCGCCTGGGCTCTACTTTCCCTATCAACTGCTGGATGCCGAAGCGTATCTTGAGCGTTTGCGGGGAGAGGGCGGAGAGATGCGTAGATTGCCGGTGATGTAA